One window of the Scyliorhinus torazame isolate Kashiwa2021f chromosome 24, sScyTor2.1, whole genome shotgun sequence genome contains the following:
- the gng3 gene encoding guanine nucleotide-binding protein G(I)/G(S)/G(O) subunit gamma-3, with product MPKGDTPVNSTMSIAQSRKLVEQLKVEASMYRIKVSKAAADLMAYCDAHVYEDPLITPVPTSENPFREKKFFCALL from the exons ATGCCTAAAGGGGATACGCCTGTGAACAGCACAATGAGCATCGCACAGTCCCGCAAACTCGTGGAACAGCTGAAAGTTGAGGCGAGCATGTATCGGATAAAG GTTTCGAAAGCTGCGGCGGACCTGATGGCTTACTGCGACGCTCACGTCTACGAGGACCCCCTCATCACCCCAGTGCCCACCTCCGAGAACCCCTTCCGCGAGAAGAAATTTTTCTGCGCCCTCCTGTAG